A genomic region of Metopolophium dirhodum isolate CAU chromosome 1, ASM1992520v1, whole genome shotgun sequence contains the following coding sequences:
- the LOC132936265 gene encoding nuclear pore complex protein Nup93-1-like, with the protein MATSDLDYLLLQGQTLCKDTDTFKPVTKIHKSLRQLCQNADHAPKQSNRGNGEQCAKEFLANRGIDLSGYSNVLKKLCTLSKNAITPCDSKPVMDYSSSVESLMGRHIEDYINNLEANDNKDSDNYLQDHLTSWKNIKKDIVYNEFASDSYDVSFCLQNLLTTKNTYFTFDPSLNSPNELDGNFLFIWDVQAYINQKECGNNELIEFFLETIHKNKATNAPVKHIWNVVKYMYNIIPQQSPYGSFNERFSEENQTNLVKNAKSYLEDKYQAFLVKETRHLNIANDGNYMAAIISSYVFINTGRPASQLNDFHVDEQSIWPLLYFSLRCGRMDVATYFIKKSGLALDELLSVFVHLKEANFTERVSSNISVTLNKYYRTLPMCDNAFRKIIFSLLGVVEANIEKKAMSKTIEDKLWMLLVEHFASKYMEDPNGLDYCSLQRYILDNGKHYMDQPHVYFELLFLIGQFESAIDFLYHSIKFSNHAVHIAIALNEKHLLATPEYLQAPFLSNENVDTKFVLLNYTRLILLFCNKFQSTHPRYATYYYYFLRNVKSPTLTENLFHKCVADLATTFDGDMCYYMFGCMAENKNFTVSILHDIFDYYTVTAIIDKTLELTLEINKLEVAFKLYSFTSKYKAAYGVLNSILSFAIYNYYDVFDQAMTDDKCKIVNKNFYDRVYSYLEEYNNDIYRYKIYLKEEPNISPNLSTFHVLRNMYLFFYYSSKYEFLLAIEKASDTGLVPLTSEDAKRCLNNCTNCDEIIQRNINNLIKLLVSVLCKEHSKILKHQNTSIKEDLLIEEVDNDVFDQSTEVGWTIWKLQKTIRVIYLFTAKLPVHIALDAVEYISNNASNMQLG; encoded by the coding sequence ATGGCTACTTCTGATCTAGATTATCTACTGTTACAAGGGCAAACACTTTGTAAAGATACTGATACATTTAAGCCAgtaacaaaaatacataaatctTTACGTCAGCTATGCCAGAACGCTGATCATGCTCCGAAACAGTCAAATAGAGGGAATGGTGAACAATGCGCAAAAGAATTTCTAGCAAATCGTGGTATAGATCTTTCTGGCTATTCTAATGtgcttaaaaaattatgtacactCAGTAAAAATGCTATCACACCGTGTGATTCTAAACCAGTGATGGACTATTCAAGTAGTGTAGAGTCCTTGATGGGGAGACACATTGAAGACTATATCAATAACTTAGAAGCAAATGATAACAAAGATTCTGATAATTATTTACAAGATCATCTAACGAGttggaaaaacattaaaaaagatATAGTTTACAACGAGTTTGCTTCAGATTCATATGATGTATCGTTTTGTCTTCAGAACTTATTAACTaccaaaaatacatattttacatttgatcCCAGCCTAAATAGTCCCAATGAGTTGGAtggtaattttctttttatttggGATGTTCAAGCGTACATAAATCAAAAAGAATGTGGTAACAATGAATTGATTGAATTTTTCTTGGAAACCATACACAAGAATAAAGCCACTAATGCACCAGTGAAACATATTTGGAATGTAGTTAAGTACATGTACAATATAATCCCACAACAATCACCTTATGGATCGTTTAATGAACGTTTTTCGGAAGAAAATCAAACAAACCTTGTTAAAAATGCAAAGAGCTATCTAGAAGATAAATACCAAGCCTTTCTTGTAAAAGAAACCAGGCATTTGAATATTGCTAATGACGGTAATTACATGGCAGCTATTATAAGctcttatgtatttataaacacaGGCAGACCGGCATCACAACTAAATGATTTTCACGTAGACGAACAATCAATTTGGCCATTGCTCTATTTCAGCTTAAGATGTGGAAGAATGGATGTtgctacctattttattaaaaaatctggTTTAGCATTAGATGAATTACTAAGTGTTTTTGTTCACCTGAAAGAAGCCAATTTTACCGAACGTGTTTCTTCCAATATTAGCGttacattaaacaaatattacagAACTCTTCCAATGTGTGATAATGCattcaggaaaataatattctcATTGTTGGGTGTTGTGGAAgccaatattgaaaaaaaagctATGTCTAAGACAATTGAAGACAAGCTGTGGATGTTATTAGTTGAACATTTTGCAAGCAAGTACATGGAAGATCCAAACGGGTTAGATTACTGTTCGTTACAAAGATATATTTTGGACAACGGTAAACATTACATGGACCAGCCTCATGTATACTTTGagttattgtttttgattggGCAGTTTGAAAGTGCTATAGACTTCTTATATCACAGTATTAAGTTTTCCAATCATGCCGTGCATATAGCCATCGCTTTGAacgaaaaacatttattagCCACCCCTGAATATTTACAAGCCCCGTTTTTATCTAATGAGAACGTTGATACTAAGTTTGTGCTTCTGAATTATACAagattgattttattattttgcaataaGTTTCAATCAACCCATCCTCGTTatgcaacatattattattatttcttaagaAATGTGAAAAGTCCAACTCTGACTGAAAACTTGTTTCACAAGTGCGTTGCAGATCTGGCAACGACTTTTGATGGGGACATGTGTTATTATATGTTTGGGTGTATGgccgaaaataaaaattttacagtAAGTATTTTACACGATATTTTCGATTATTACACTGTTACAGCTATAATTGATAAAACACTAGAATTAACACTGGAAATAAATAAACTTGAAGTTGCCTTTAAGCTCTATAGCtttacatcaaaatataagGCTGCATACGGTGTTTTGAATAGTATACTGAGTTTTgctatttacaattattatgatgtttttgATCAAGCTATGACTGATGACaagtgtaaaattgtaaataaaaacttttatgacCGGGTTTACTCATATTTGGAGGAATATAACAATGATATATACCGTTACAAGATTTACCTTAAGGAAGAACCAAATATTAGTCCCAAtttgtcaacatttcatgtcttacgtaatatgtatttatttttctattattcttCTAAGTACGAATTTCTTTTAGCCATTGAGAAGGCCAGTGATACAGGTCTAGTACCATTAACTAGTGAAGATGCAAAACgatgtttaaataattgcaCCAATTGTGATGAAATTATACAgagaaacataaataatttaataaagttattagTTAGTGTGTTGTGTAAAGAAcattctaaaattttaaaacatcaaaataCCTCCATAAAAGAAGATTTATTAATTGAAGAAGTGGACAATGATGTTTTTGATCAAAGCACAGAGGTTGGATGGACAATATGGAAACTTCAGAAAACCATtagagttatatatttattcactgCAAAATTACCGGTACATATTGCTCTTGATGCGGttgaatatatttcaaataatgcaTCAAACATGCAACTCGGCTGA